One Argonema galeatum A003/A1 DNA window includes the following coding sequences:
- the lpxA gene encoding acyl-ACP--UDP-N-acetylglucosamine O-acyltransferase codes for MPTLIHPTAVIHPNAELHPTVKVGAYAVIGDKVKVGAQTVIGAHAVLEGQTEIGEENQIFPGAAIGLEPQDLKYDGSPTWVKIGNGNKIREYVTINRATDAGEATQIGNNNLLMAYVHVAHNCAIEDSVVIANSVSLAGHVHIESKAVIGGVLGIHQFVRIGRMAMVGGMSRIDRDVPPYMLVEGNPSRVRSLNLVGLKRAGIAADELAYLKKAFRILYRSAFTLNQALEQLDLLPDHPDLQHLRRFLQLSQLPGRRGPISGKRHSLSGE; via the coding sequence ATGCCTACCCTTATTCATCCCACTGCTGTAATTCATCCCAATGCCGAACTGCACCCGACTGTTAAGGTCGGTGCTTATGCGGTAATTGGGGATAAAGTAAAAGTTGGCGCTCAAACTGTCATAGGCGCTCACGCGGTGCTGGAGGGGCAAACAGAAATTGGTGAAGAGAATCAAATTTTCCCAGGCGCAGCTATTGGCTTGGAACCTCAAGACCTTAAGTATGATGGTTCTCCTACCTGGGTTAAAATCGGCAATGGAAACAAGATTCGCGAGTATGTGACGATCAATCGCGCTACTGATGCCGGTGAGGCAACGCAAATTGGTAATAACAATTTGTTGATGGCTTATGTCCATGTCGCTCATAATTGTGCGATCGAAGATTCTGTCGTGATTGCCAATTCTGTCTCTTTGGCCGGTCACGTCCATATTGAATCTAAGGCTGTGATTGGTGGAGTCTTGGGTATCCATCAATTTGTTCGGATTGGCCGGATGGCTATGGTAGGCGGGATGAGTCGCATCGATCGCGATGTGCCACCGTATATGCTAGTTGAGGGAAATCCATCGCGGGTGCGAAGTCTCAACCTTGTCGGCCTAAAACGTGCAGGTATCGCTGCTGATGAACTGGCATACCTCAAAAAAGCTTTCCGCATTCTCTATCGCTCTGCATTTACTCTCAATCAAGCTCTAGAACAACTAGACTTGCTACCCGATCATCCAGATTTGCAGCACTTGCGCCGCTTCCTGCAATTGTCCCAACTCCCAGGCCGTCGTGGCCCCATTTCCGGCAAGCGTCATTCTTTGAGTGGGGAATAG
- a CDS encoding DUF4114 domain-containing protein — MSGFDARVFTVGSTGTLNFDYLLDGGGYQGQLAIFNLQGIEQYSAGSTAFIQEAARRILTESNLGHIVIDDIAVGARFKANIPRDGDSNRGTYSGIKTVTMNPGDQFGLMLVPNNTIQYIYNYLSATGNGASPVFSLGTAKKKYQNQEIIRILIKNPKLTQRLFPTQRMTLAGNGATTAWELGQLQEAAQVLQIWMIG, encoded by the coding sequence ATGAGCGGTTTTGATGCCAGAGTATTTACAGTAGGTTCTACAGGAACACTCAATTTCGATTATCTACTTGACGGCGGTGGATATCAAGGACAATTAGCAATTTTTAACCTTCAAGGCATAGAACAGTATAGCGCTGGTTCCACTGCCTTTATCCAAGAAGCCGCCCGTCGCATTTTAACCGAAAGCAATTTGGGTCATATTGTCATCGACGATATCGCTGTTGGCGCTAGATTCAAAGCCAACATCCCAAGGGATGGCGACTCGAACAGAGGTACTTACTCCGGCATCAAAACCGTCACCATGAATCCCGGCGACCAATTTGGGTTGATGTTGGTTCCCAATAATACCATCCAATATATATACAATTATCTATCCGCCACCGGCAACGGAGCGAGTCCGGTATTTTCTTTGGGTACAGCCAAAAAGAAATACCAAAATCAGGAAATCATCCGAATTTTGATTAAAAATCCAAAACTTACCCAAAGGCTATTCCCCACTCAAAGAATGACGCTTGCCGGAAATGGGGCCACGACGGCCTGGGAGTTGGGACAATTGCAGGAAGCGGCGCAAGTGCTGCAAATCTGGATGATCGGGTAG